A single genomic interval of Corylus avellana chromosome ca10, CavTom2PMs-1.0 harbors:
- the LOC132164239 gene encoding protein SODIUM POTASSIUM ROOT DEFECTIVE 2-like, with product MKGMDLFCASPASTAICSSMELRSMVRHGPRPIERRRNPPHIHDRRKSQVPHVPCSSQFPINPKPYYEKYRRSSANQSDLRRKSSANVINDLNTTPPGSSRYLLSDSPFIDWLSESSEPGAAALVPAEPAKPRRLISSNDSPPLKSSFSARSHDQVVVLWVSLHCKGCEGKVRKHISKMEGVRSYSIDLATKKVTVIGDVTPLGVLASVSKVKNAQLWPTPTSTSTSSSSPSPSSRWSA from the exons ATGAAAGGAATGGATCTTTTCTGTGCATCTCCAGCCTCCACAGCCATATGCTCTAGCATGGAGCTCCGTTCCATGGTCCGACATGGCCCCAGACCGATTGAGCGCCGCCGCAATCCTCCACATATCCATGATCGAAGAAAAAGCCAAGTACCCCATGTCCCTTGTTCATCTCAATTTCCCATCAATCCTAAGCCTTATTATGAAAAGTATAGGCGGAGCTCCGCCAATCAAAGTGATTTACGTAGAAAAAGCTCCGCCAACGTCATAAATGATCTGAATACTACTCCTCCTGGCTCCTCTAGATATCTCCTAAGTGACTCACCCTTCATCGACTGGTTATCCGAGTCGTCTGAGCCCGGCGCCGCTGCATTGGTTCCTGCTGAGCCGGCGAAGCCTCGGCGCCTGATCAGCTCAAACGACTCTCCTCCTTTAAAATCCTCTTTCTCAGCTCGCTCCCATGATCAG GTCGTGGTTTTGTGGGTGTCACTGCATTGTAAGGGATGTGAAGGAAAAGTCAGAAAACATATTTCAAAAATGGAAG GAGTGAGATCATATAGTATAGATTTGGCGACAAAGAAAGTGACAGTAATTGGGGACGTGACACCTTTAGGTGTACTCGCGAGTGTGTCCAAGGTGAAAAATGCACAGCTTTGGCCGACTCCAACATCTACAtctacatcatcatcatccccaTCACCATCTTCCCGATGGTCAGCATGA
- the LOC132164816 gene encoding dirigent protein 25-like, whose protein sequence is MHEILGGSNPSAEAVSGVVSNPAVNGQVPFAKPNGAVLPVNNGVPQNNGININNNNIPFLTGLSGNTPNVIQNNGNIPNGINGAQLPAGITLQKLMFGTLSVFDNELTEGHELGSGLVGKAQGFYVASSEDGTSQTMAFTTMFESGGYADSLSFFGVHRIAVSESQLAVMGGTGKYVNAKGYATVKTFPATNQQNNGGVETLLQFTLYLTY, encoded by the coding sequence ATGCATGAGATACTTGGCGGCTCAAACCCGTCGGCTGAAGCTGTGAGTGGCGTCGTCAGCAATCCGGCAGTCAACGGTCAAGTCCCCTTCGCCAAGCCCAACGGAGCCGTCCTCCCAGTTAACAACGGCGTTCCCCAAAACAACGGAATTAATATCAATAACAACAACATCCCCTTCCTCACCGGCCTCAGCGGAAACACTCCCAACGTTATCCAAAACAACGGTAACATTCCCAACGGGATCAACGGGGCCCAGCTCCCCGCGGGAATAACGCTCCAGAAGCTTATGTTCGGGACATTATCGGTGTTTGATAATGAGCTGACCGAAGGGCATGAGCTCGGATCAGGTTTGGTCGGAAAGGCGCAGGGCTTTTACGTAGCAAGCTCGGAAGACGGAACCAGCCAGACCATGGCTTTCACGACCATGTTTGAGAGCGGTGGTTACGCCGACAGCCTCAGCTTCTTTGGGGTTCATCGAATTGCTGTGTCGGAATCCCAGCTTGCTGTCATGGGAGGAACTGGAAAGTATGTCAACGCTAAGGGCTATGCCACGGTGAAGACTTTTCCGGCTACAAACCAGCAAAATAATGGTGGAGTGGAGACTCTTCTGCAGTTCACTCTGTATCTTACTTACTAG